The proteins below come from a single Stutzerimonas stutzeri RCH2 genomic window:
- the gluQRS gene encoding tRNA glutamyl-Q(34) synthetase GluQRS: MPSATSAHTERYVGRFAPTPSGYLHFGSLVAALASYLDARAVGGRWLLRMEDIDPPREMPGAQKAIIGTLISYGFEWDGEMLRQSERHDAYRDAIDRLLEQRLAYACTCSRKQLEAYPGPYPGFCRTAGNGLDDAAIRLRVPDREYGFVDRVQGEFRQHLGREVGDFVIRRRDGLIAYQLAVVLDDAWQGVTDVVRGADLLDSTPRQLYLQELLGLPQLRYLHLPLIIQPDGHKLGKSYRSPPLQPHEASPLLLRALRALGQQPADELSDALPGEILTWAVRHWNADRIPRTRTLAEAQLR; the protein is encoded by the coding sequence ATGCCTTCTGCCACATCTGCCCACACCGAGCGCTACGTCGGCCGTTTTGCCCCGACGCCCAGCGGCTATCTGCATTTCGGCTCACTGGTCGCCGCCCTTGCTTCCTATCTCGACGCCCGCGCGGTCGGCGGTCGTTGGCTGCTGCGCATGGAAGACATCGATCCACCGCGGGAAATGCCCGGCGCGCAGAAAGCCATCATCGGAACGCTCATCAGCTACGGCTTCGAGTGGGACGGCGAAATGCTGCGCCAGAGTGAGCGTCATGATGCCTATCGGGATGCGATTGACCGCTTGCTGGAGCAACGGCTGGCTTATGCCTGTACTTGCTCGCGCAAGCAGCTCGAAGCCTACCCCGGCCCCTATCCCGGCTTTTGCCGCACGGCCGGGAACGGCCTCGACGATGCCGCCATCCGCCTGCGCGTGCCTGACCGAGAATACGGCTTCGTCGATCGTGTGCAGGGCGAGTTCCGCCAGCATCTGGGCCGCGAGGTCGGCGACTTCGTCATCCGCCGTCGCGACGGCCTGATCGCCTATCAGCTGGCCGTGGTGCTGGACGACGCCTGGCAGGGTGTGACCGACGTCGTGCGCGGCGCCGACCTGCTCGACTCGACGCCGCGCCAGCTCTACTTGCAGGAACTGCTTGGTCTGCCGCAACTGCGCTATCTGCATCTGCCGCTGATCATCCAGCCAGACGGCCACAAGCTCGGCAAGAGCTACCGCTCACCACCACTGCAACCCCATGAGGCCAGCCCGCTGCTGCTACGCGCACTGCGCGCGCTCGGCCAGCAGCCTGCAGATGAGTTGAGTGACGCCCTCCCGGGCGAAATCCTCACCTGGGCGGTAAGGCACTGGAATGCCGATCGCATCCCGCGCACCCGGACATTGGCAGAAGCACAGCTGCGCTGA
- a CDS encoding cytochrome P450, with the protein MLDLWGTNRDSRHWSEADAFQPERFINWQGNAFSFVTQGGGDPAEGHRCPGERLAIELLKVALRMLICETECAVPAQDLRIDLSRMPAKPESGPVISDVRPLADGYR; encoded by the coding sequence ATGCTCGACCTGTGGGGCACCAACAGGGATTCGCGCCACTGGAGTGAAGCCGACGCATTTCAGCCTGAACGCTTTATTAATTGGCAGGGCAATGCCTTCAGCTTCGTGACCCAGGGTGGCGGAGATCCTGCCGAGGGGCATCGTTGTCCGGGTGAGCGACTGGCCATCGAACTGCTGAAGGTCGCGTTGCGCATGCTGATCTGCGAGACGGAGTGCGCGGTGCCTGCACAGGATCTGCGCATCGACCTGTCGCGCATGCCGGCGAAGCCGGAGAGTGGTCCGGTGATCAGTGATGTGAGGCCGCTGGCTGATGGCTACCGGTAG
- a CDS encoding sensor histidine kinase: MQTSFSLSHLILISAAYLFMLFGVAWVSERGLIPRWIIRHPLTYTLSLGVYASAWAFYGTVGLAYQYGYGFLATYLGVCGAFLLAPVLLYPILRITRTYQLSSLADLVAFRFRSTWSGALTTIVMLIGMLPLLALQIQAVADAIGILTLEPLQERVALGYCLMIMLFTILFGARHIATREKHEGLVFAIAFESIVKLVTFGAIGLYALYVVFGGPHQLEIWLLQNQSALQALHTPLQEGPWRTLLLVFFASAIVMPHMYHMTFTENLNPRGLVSASWGLPLYLLLMSLAVPLILWAGLKLGVSTNPEYFTLGLGLAAQSETLALLAFVGGLSASSGLIIVSTLALSGMALNHLVLPLYQPSSEGNIYRWLKWTRRSLIFAIIMAGYGFYLLLGAEQDLSNLGIVAFVATLQFLPGVLSVLYWPTANRRGYIAGLLGGIGVWVVTMLLPLVGNLDGFYIPLFNVVYVLDDTSWHLAAIASLAVNVLAFSLFSIFSETSPEEQSAAEACAVENVRRPQRRELMAASPQEFATQLAKPLGAKTAQREVEQALRDLQLPFDEHRPYALRRLRDRIEANLSGLMGPSVAQDIVENFLPYKNGAEGYITEDIHFIESRLEEYHSRLTGLAAELDALRRYHRQTLQELPMGVCSLAKDQEILMWNRALEELTEIPALQVVGSRLSTIAEPWRSLLSDFIEQADEHLHKQRLAHNGHRRCLNLHKAAIAEPLAPGNSGLVLLVEDLTETQQLEDRLVHSERLASIGRLAAGVAHEIGNPITGIACLAQNLRDEREDDGEIVEISAQIIEQTKRVSRIVQSLMSFAHAGERQHQLYPVSLAQVTQDAIGLLSLNRNRTEVQFINLCHPDHVAEGDPQRLAQVLINLLSNARDASPQGGVIRISSEVAEQTVYLVVEDEGSGIPKDIQDRLFEPFFTTKDPGEGTGLGLALVYSIIEEHYGQIDIDSPADPETQRGTRFRITLPRHVEASHAVS, translated from the coding sequence ATGCAGACGAGCTTTAGCCTGAGCCACCTGATCCTGATCAGCGCCGCCTACCTGTTCATGCTGTTTGGCGTCGCCTGGGTCAGCGAACGCGGCCTGATTCCGCGCTGGATCATCCGCCACCCGCTGACCTACACCCTCTCGCTGGGCGTCTATGCCAGCGCCTGGGCGTTTTACGGCACCGTGGGCCTGGCCTATCAGTACGGCTACGGCTTTCTCGCCACCTATCTGGGCGTTTGTGGCGCATTCCTGCTGGCGCCGGTGCTGCTCTATCCGATCCTGCGCATCACCCGCACCTATCAGCTGTCATCGCTGGCCGATCTGGTCGCCTTCCGCTTCCGCAGCACCTGGAGCGGCGCCCTGACCACCATCGTCATGCTGATCGGCATGCTGCCGCTGCTGGCCCTGCAGATCCAGGCGGTGGCCGACGCCATCGGCATTCTCACGCTGGAACCCCTGCAGGAGCGCGTGGCGCTGGGCTACTGCCTGATGATCATGCTGTTCACCATCCTCTTCGGTGCCCGCCACATCGCCACGCGGGAGAAGCACGAAGGCCTGGTGTTCGCCATCGCCTTCGAATCGATCGTCAAGCTGGTGACCTTCGGTGCCATCGGCCTCTACGCGCTGTACGTCGTCTTCGGCGGACCACACCAGCTGGAGATCTGGCTGCTGCAGAACCAGTCGGCGCTGCAGGCCCTGCATACGCCGCTGCAGGAAGGCCCCTGGCGCACACTGCTGCTGGTGTTCTTCGCCTCGGCGATCGTGATGCCGCACATGTACCACATGACCTTTACCGAGAACCTCAACCCGCGCGGCCTGGTCAGCGCCAGCTGGGGACTGCCCCTGTATCTGCTGCTGATGAGCCTGGCCGTACCGCTGATTCTCTGGGCCGGTCTGAAATTGGGCGTGAGCACCAACCCGGAGTACTTCACCCTCGGCCTGGGTCTCGCCGCGCAGAGCGAGACCCTCGCGCTGCTGGCCTTCGTTGGTGGCCTCTCGGCATCCAGCGGGCTGATCATCGTCAGCACCCTGGCGCTGTCGGGCATGGCGCTCAACCATCTGGTGCTGCCGCTCTACCAACCCTCCAGCGAAGGCAACATCTACCGCTGGCTGAAGTGGACGCGGCGCAGCCTGATCTTCGCCATCATCATGGCCGGCTACGGCTTCTACCTGCTGCTGGGCGCAGAGCAGGACCTGTCCAACCTCGGCATCGTCGCGTTCGTCGCCACCCTGCAGTTCCTCCCCGGCGTGCTGTCGGTGCTCTACTGGCCGACCGCCAATCGCCGCGGCTACATTGCCGGCCTGTTGGGAGGCATCGGTGTTTGGGTGGTGACCATGCTGTTGCCGCTGGTGGGCAACCTGGATGGCTTTTATATACCGCTGTTCAACGTCGTCTATGTGCTGGATGACACCAGTTGGCACCTGGCAGCGATCGCCTCGCTGGCGGTCAACGTACTGGCGTTCTCGCTGTTTTCCATCTTCAGCGAGACCAGTCCGGAGGAGCAAAGCGCTGCCGAGGCCTGCGCCGTGGAGAACGTGCGACGCCCACAACGGCGCGAGCTGATGGCGGCCTCGCCGCAGGAATTCGCCACCCAGCTGGCCAAACCGCTGGGGGCCAAGACCGCCCAACGCGAAGTGGAACAGGCGTTGCGCGATCTGCAGCTGCCGTTCGACGAGCACCGCCCCTATGCGCTGCGCCGTCTGCGTGACCGCATCGAAGCCAACCTGTCGGGCCTGATGGGCCCAAGCGTGGCTCAGGACATCGTCGAGAACTTCCTGCCGTACAAGAACGGCGCCGAGGGCTACATCACCGAGGACATCCACTTCATCGAGAGCCGTCTCGAGGAATACCACTCACGCCTGACCGGCCTGGCCGCCGAGCTCGACGCGCTGCGCCGCTATCACCGGCAGACCTTGCAGGAGCTGCCGATGGGCGTCTGCTCGCTGGCCAAGGATCAGGAAATCCTCATGTGGAACCGCGCACTCGAGGAACTCACCGAGATTCCGGCACTGCAGGTCGTGGGCTCGCGCCTGTCGACCATCGCCGAACCCTGGCGTAGCCTGCTCAGCGACTTCATCGAGCAAGCCGACGAACACCTGCACAAGCAGCGCCTGGCCCATAACGGCCATCGCCGCTGCCTCAACCTGCACAAGGCAGCCATCGCCGAGCCGCTGGCGCCCGGCAACAGCGGTCTGGTGCTGCTGGTCGAGGACCTGACCGAAACCCAGCAGCTGGAAGACCGCCTGGTGCACTCCGAGCGCCTAGCCAGCATCGGTCGCCTGGCAGCCGGCGTGGCGCATGAAATCGGCAACCCGATCACCGGCATCGCCTGTCTGGCGCAGAACCTGCGGGACGAGCGGGAAGACGATGGCGAGATCGTCGAGATCAGTGCGCAAATCATCGAGCAGACCAAACGCGTGTCGCGCATCGTGCAGTCACTGATGAGCTTCGCCCATGCCGGCGAGCGCCAGCACCAGCTGTATCCGGTGAGCCTCGCTCAGGTCACCCAGGACGCCATCGGCCTGCTCTCGCTCAACCGCAACCGCACCGAGGTGCAGTTCATCAACCTGTGCCACCCCGATCATGTCGCCGAGGGCGACCCGCAACGCCTCGCCCAAGTGCTGATCAACCTGCTCTCCAATGCCCGCGACGCATCGCCGCAAGGTGGCGTGATCCGTATCAGCAGCGAAGTTGCCGAGCAGACCGTGTACCTGGTGGTCGAAGACGAAGGCAGCGGGATTCCCAAGGACATTCAGGACCGCCTGTTCGAGCCGTTCTTCACCACCAAGGATCCGGGCGAAGGCACTGGCCTGGGCCTTGCGCTGGTCTATTCGATCATTGAAGAGCATTATGGCCAGATCGATATCGACAGCCCGGCCGACCCGGAAACACAGCGCGGCACCCGTTTTCGCATCACCCTGCCGCGGCATGTCGAAGCGTCCCATGCCGTAAGTTGA
- the rfbD gene encoding dTDP-4-dehydrorhamnose reductase, protein MRILVCGAGGQVGRELVERAASFGLEVLAPARAQLDIAKPEQVAAAMQQRPGLIINAAAYTHVDNAESHGEQAYSVNRDGARNLAEAAERAGIPLFHISTDYVFSGEADHPYLESDETGPTGIYGASKLAGEEAIRACLPAHLILRTSWVYGVHGHNFVKTMLRLARQRDALGVVSDQIGCPTEAGTIASVLLELARRHATGTKLAWGVYHYSGAPACSWYDFAVEIFRQGEAAGLIVRQPSVSPIATAQYPTPARRPAWSVLDCSRFESTFGLAPHSWQDDLGDVIASLRQQEQRSAVRERTFRA, encoded by the coding sequence ATGCGAATCCTCGTTTGCGGTGCTGGTGGCCAGGTTGGTCGAGAGCTGGTTGAGCGAGCGGCAAGTTTTGGCTTGGAAGTGCTGGCGCCTGCTCGGGCGCAGCTGGACATTGCCAAGCCGGAACAGGTTGCAGCGGCAATGCAGCAACGCCCCGGGCTGATCATCAATGCGGCGGCTTACACCCATGTGGACAACGCTGAATCCCATGGCGAACAGGCCTATTCGGTCAACCGGGATGGTGCGCGTAATCTCGCCGAGGCCGCGGAACGTGCCGGTATTCCGCTGTTTCATATTTCTACCGACTACGTGTTCTCTGGAGAGGCCGACCATCCGTATCTCGAGAGCGATGAAACCGGGCCGACCGGGATCTACGGCGCGAGCAAGCTGGCCGGTGAAGAGGCGATCCGCGCCTGCCTGCCCGCCCATCTGATCCTGCGTACCAGTTGGGTGTATGGCGTGCATGGGCACAATTTCGTCAAGACCATGCTGCGGCTCGCTCGGCAGCGCGACGCGCTCGGCGTGGTGAGCGACCAGATTGGCTGCCCGACCGAGGCAGGGACCATCGCTTCGGTCCTGTTGGAATTGGCTCGGCGCCATGCCACCGGCACCAAGCTCGCTTGGGGGGTGTACCACTACAGCGGCGCACCGGCCTGTTCATGGTACGACTTCGCCGTCGAGATCTTTCGCCAAGGCGAAGCCGCCGGCCTGATTGTACGGCAGCCGAGCGTATCGCCGATCGCAACCGCGCAATATCCAACGCCTGCTCGCCGTCCGGCCTGGTCGGTGCTCGATTGCAGCCGGTTCGAGTCGACGTTTGGCCTTGCGCCCCACTCCTGGCAGGATGATCTGGGCGACGTCATTGCCAGCCTGCGTCAGCAGGAGCAACGTTCCGCCGTTCGCGAAAGAACCTTTCGCGCCTGA
- the dksA gene encoding RNA polymerase-binding protein DksA yields the protein MPITKETPSSKQLIRAFEPYKESKGEEYMSDKMRAHFTGILNKWKQELMEEVDRTVHHMQDEAANFPDPADRASQEEEFSLELRARDRERKLIKKIDETLQLIEDNEYGWCDSCGVEIGIRRLEARPTATLCIDCKTLAEIKEKQIGS from the coding sequence ATGCCCATTACCAAAGAAACACCGTCGAGCAAGCAACTGATTCGCGCCTTCGAGCCCTATAAGGAAAGCAAGGGCGAGGAATACATGAGCGACAAGATGCGCGCCCACTTCACTGGCATCCTGAACAAGTGGAAACAGGAGCTGATGGAAGAGGTCGATCGCACCGTGCACCACATGCAGGACGAGGCTGCCAATTTCCCTGATCCGGCCGACCGCGCCAGCCAGGAAGAAGAGTTCAGCCTGGAACTGCGCGCCCGCGACCGCGAGCGCAAGCTGATCAAGAAGATCGACGAAACGCTGCAGCTGATCGAAGACAACGAATACGGCTGGTGCGATTCCTGCGGCGTCGAGATCGGCATCCGCCGACTGGAAGCCCGCCCTACCGCCACGCTCTGCATCGACTGCAAGACGCTGGCGGAGATCAAGGAAAAGCAGATCGGTTCCTGA
- a CDS encoding VC0807 family protein, with product MTDTTHTHAEHKPRPLIDLAVSILLPSLILMKLSGEERLGADGALLVALAFPLGWGLWELAKYRKFNWIALLGLISVLLTGGIGLLQLDTQWLAVKEAAVPGIIGIAVLASTRTRYPLIRTLLYNPKVLNVDKIHEQLEHNGQVEHFETRLLRATYLLSGTFFFSSFMNYVLAKWIVNSPAGSEAFNAELGRMTLLSYPMIAIPSMLMMMAIFYYLWRTIHGLTGLRLEDIMAGAQEQSRSK from the coding sequence ATGACCGATACCACCCACACCCACGCCGAACACAAACCGCGCCCGCTGATCGACCTGGCCGTCAGTATCCTGCTCCCGTCGCTGATCCTGATGAAGCTAAGTGGCGAAGAACGCCTCGGTGCCGATGGCGCACTGCTGGTCGCCCTGGCTTTCCCGCTGGGCTGGGGGCTATGGGAGCTGGCCAAATACCGCAAGTTCAACTGGATCGCCCTGCTCGGCCTGATCAGCGTGTTGCTGACCGGCGGCATCGGTCTGCTGCAGCTAGATACCCAGTGGCTGGCAGTCAAGGAAGCCGCCGTGCCGGGCATCATCGGCATCGCCGTGCTGGCCTCGACCCGCACTCGTTATCCGCTGATTCGCACCTTGCTGTACAACCCGAAGGTGCTCAACGTGGACAAGATTCACGAACAGCTCGAGCACAACGGCCAGGTCGAGCACTTCGAGACGCGCCTGCTGCGCGCGACCTACCTGCTCAGCGGCACCTTCTTCTTTTCGTCGTTCATGAATTACGTACTGGCCAAGTGGATCGTCAACAGTCCGGCCGGCAGCGAGGCGTTCAACGCCGAACTCGGACGGATGACGCTGCTCAGCTACCCAATGATCGCGATTCCCAGCATGCTGATGATGATGGCGATCTTCTATTACCTTTGGCGAACCATCCACGGCCTGACCGGCTTGCGTCTGGAGGACATCATGGCCGGTGCGCAGGAGCAGAGCCGCAGCAAGTAA
- a CDS encoding sigma-54-dependent transcriptional regulator codes for MSHILIVEDETIIRSALRRLLERNQYEVSEAGSVQEAQERYSIPGFDLIVSDLRLPGAPGTELIKLAEGTPVLIMTSYASLRSAVDSMKMGAVDYIAKPFDHDEMLQTVARILSDHQQSAAVQAQPARSASATAAGSGRDDIGIIGHCAPMQDLFGKIRKVAPTDSNVLIQGESGTGKELVARALHNLSRRAKAPMISVNCAAIPETLIESELFGHEKGAFTGASAGRAGLVEAADGGTLFLDEIGELPLEAQARLLRVLQEGEIRRVGSVQSQKVDVRLIAATHRDLKTLAKTGQFREDLYYRLHVIALKLPPLRERGSDVLEIAKAFLARQGERMGSDDLHFSRDAEQAIRHYSWPGNVRELENAIERAAILSESPEIDAELLGIDIELDELDDDFDEPLGSIRGIANSNEPTEDLSLEDYFQHFVLEHQDHMTETELARKLGISRKCLWERRQRLGIPRRKSSSAAG; via the coding sequence ATGTCACACATTCTGATCGTCGAAGACGAAACCATCATCCGCTCCGCCCTGCGACGCCTTCTCGAACGCAACCAGTACGAGGTCAGCGAAGCCGGCTCGGTGCAGGAGGCACAGGAGCGCTACAGCATCCCGGGCTTCGACCTCATCGTCAGCGACCTGAGACTGCCCGGCGCACCCGGCACGGAGCTGATCAAGCTCGCCGAAGGCACGCCGGTGCTGATCATGACCAGCTATGCCAGCCTGCGCTCGGCAGTGGACTCGATGAAAATGGGCGCGGTCGACTACATCGCCAAACCTTTCGATCACGACGAGATGCTGCAGACCGTCGCACGCATTCTCAGCGACCATCAGCAAAGTGCAGCCGTACAGGCGCAGCCCGCGCGCAGTGCAAGTGCCACCGCAGCTGGATCGGGTCGGGATGACATCGGCATCATCGGCCACTGCGCGCCCATGCAGGACCTGTTCGGCAAGATCCGCAAGGTCGCTCCGACCGATTCCAACGTGCTGATCCAGGGCGAATCGGGCACCGGCAAGGAGCTGGTCGCCCGTGCGCTGCACAACCTCTCGCGCCGCGCCAAGGCGCCGATGATCTCGGTGAACTGCGCCGCCATCCCGGAAACGCTGATCGAATCCGAATTGTTCGGCCATGAAAAAGGCGCGTTCACCGGTGCCAGCGCAGGGCGCGCCGGCCTGGTCGAAGCAGCCGATGGCGGCACGCTGTTTCTCGACGAAATCGGCGAGCTGCCCCTGGAGGCACAGGCACGCCTGCTCCGGGTTCTGCAGGAAGGCGAGATCCGCCGGGTTGGCTCGGTGCAATCGCAGAAGGTCGATGTGCGCCTTATCGCCGCGACTCACCGCGACCTGAAAACCCTGGCCAAGACCGGGCAGTTCCGTGAAGACCTCTACTACCGACTGCACGTCATCGCACTCAAGCTACCCCCGCTGCGCGAACGCGGCAGTGACGTGCTGGAGATCGCCAAGGCATTCCTCGCCCGCCAGGGTGAGCGCATGGGCAGCGACGACCTGCATTTTTCCCGCGACGCAGAACAGGCCATCCGTCATTACTCTTGGCCAGGTAACGTGCGAGAACTGGAAAACGCCATCGAACGCGCTGCCATCCTCAGTGAGAGCCCGGAGATCGATGCCGAGCTGCTGGGCATCGATATCGAGCTCGATGAGCTGGACGACGATTTCGACGAGCCTCTCGGCAGCATCCGCGGTATCGCCAACAGCAATGAGCCGACCGAGGATCTGTCGCTGGAGGACTATTTCCAGCACTTCGTGCTCGAGCATCAGGACCACATGACCGAGACCGAGCTGGCTCGCAAGCTGGGCATCAGCCGTAAATGTCTGTGGGAACGCCGCCAGCGCCTGGGCATTCCGCGGCGCAAGTCGAGTAGCGCGGCCGGGTAG
- a CDS encoding pyridoxal phosphate-dependent aminotransferase, with protein MTSSYSARSRAIEPFHVMALLERANQLQVQGHDVIHLEIGEPDFTTAAPIVAAGQAALAAGHTRYTPARGLPQLREAIAAFYAQRYGLSIDPGRILITPGGSGALLLAASLLVDPGKHWLLADPGYPCNRHFLRLVEGAAQLVPVGPDVRYQLTPELVERYWDRDSVGALVASPANPTGTLLERDELARLSAALKERGGHLVVDEIYHGLTYGVDAASVLEVDDDAFVLNSFSKYFGMTGWRLGWLVAPPTAVPELEKLAQNLYISAPSMAQHAALACFEPATLEILEARRAEFARRRDFLLPALRELGFGIAVEPQGAFYLYADISAFGGDAYAFCQHMLETEFVAITPGLDFGRFQAGHHVRFAYTQDLPRLQQAVERIARGLRSWQA; from the coding sequence ATGACCTCGTCATACAGTGCGCGCAGCCGCGCAATCGAACCTTTCCACGTCATGGCGCTTTTGGAGCGGGCGAACCAGCTGCAAGTTCAAGGCCACGACGTCATTCATCTGGAAATCGGCGAGCCGGATTTCACTACCGCCGCGCCCATCGTCGCTGCAGGGCAAGCGGCGCTGGCCGCCGGGCACACGCGCTATACCCCGGCGCGCGGCCTGCCTCAGCTGCGCGAAGCAATTGCGGCTTTCTACGCGCAGCGCTATGGATTATCTATCGACCCCGGACGCATCCTGATTACGCCCGGTGGCTCCGGCGCACTGCTGCTGGCGGCCAGCCTGTTGGTGGATCCCGGCAAGCACTGGTTGCTCGCCGACCCCGGCTATCCCTGCAATCGGCATTTTCTGCGGCTGGTGGAAGGCGCCGCGCAACTGGTGCCAGTCGGCCCCGACGTTCGATACCAGCTGACCCCCGAGCTGGTCGAGCGCTACTGGGATCGCGACAGCGTCGGTGCGCTGGTGGCATCGCCGGCCAATCCGACGGGCACGCTGCTGGAGCGTGACGAGCTGGCCAGATTGTCCGCTGCGCTGAAAGAGCGCGGCGGTCATCTGGTGGTCGACGAGATCTATCACGGGCTGACCTACGGCGTGGACGCGGCGAGCGTGCTCGAGGTAGACGATGACGCGTTCGTGTTGAACAGCTTCTCCAAGTATTTCGGCATGACCGGCTGGCGTCTGGGATGGCTGGTGGCGCCGCCGACTGCGGTGCCGGAGCTGGAGAAGCTCGCGCAGAACCTCTACATCAGCGCGCCGAGCATGGCTCAGCACGCGGCGCTGGCCTGCTTCGAGCCTGCGACACTGGAGATTCTCGAAGCGCGCCGCGCCGAGTTCGCTCGCCGGCGTGATTTCCTTTTGCCGGCCTTGCGCGAGCTCGGCTTCGGTATTGCGGTCGAGCCGCAGGGCGCGTTCTATCTGTATGCCGACATCAGCGCGTTCGGCGGCGATGCCTACGCGTTCTGCCAGCACATGCTGGAAACCGAGTTCGTTGCGATCACCCCCGGACTGGACTTCGGCCGCTTTCAGGCCGGGCATCACGTGCGCTTTGCCTATACCCAGGATCTGCCGCGCCTGCAGCAGGCGGTCGAGCGCATTGCCCGTGGCCTGCGCAGCTGGCAAGCCTGA
- a CDS encoding AEC family transporter has protein sequence MVVVLAILPIFGLISLGYLFGWRQWLGNEGAAGLASVTFKLFMPAVLFSGIARAELSDGMSPMLLLAYFVPVLLVFLLVNAIAHQRAGRATPLGLTAAYSNNVLVGIPLVTTLLGAESLVYVFAILVFHSLVLFSLQSFYAALGDGDKVSVPALLKNLANPLIIGLLLGALLNVSGLELPEPLWRVAGWLAQAALPCALMVLGISLSRYRLRPSGSVLLLTLIKLALFPALVWWLSGLLPGLNADARNVLVLLAACPSGVNVLAFVKHSEDTRAVSSTVFLSTVMAVISLPLWMLLASS, from the coding sequence ATGGTGGTGGTGTTGGCAATCCTGCCGATCTTCGGTCTGATTTCGCTCGGTTATCTGTTCGGCTGGCGCCAATGGTTGGGCAACGAGGGTGCCGCCGGCTTGGCGAGCGTCACCTTCAAACTGTTCATGCCGGCGGTGTTGTTCAGCGGAATCGCTCGTGCCGAGCTGAGCGACGGCATGTCGCCGATGCTTCTGCTGGCCTACTTCGTGCCGGTTCTGCTGGTATTCCTGCTGGTCAACGCGATTGCCCATCAACGGGCCGGGCGGGCAACGCCGTTGGGCCTGACCGCCGCCTATTCAAATAATGTGCTGGTCGGTATCCCGCTGGTGACGACGTTGCTTGGCGCAGAAAGTCTGGTCTACGTCTTCGCCATCCTGGTGTTCCACAGCCTGGTGCTGTTCTCGTTGCAGAGCTTCTATGCGGCGCTGGGCGACGGCGACAAGGTAAGCGTGCCGGCCCTGCTGAAAAATCTGGCGAACCCGCTGATCATCGGCCTGCTGCTGGGTGCGTTGCTGAATGTCTCCGGCCTGGAATTGCCCGAGCCGCTGTGGCGCGTTGCCGGATGGCTGGCTCAAGCGGCGCTGCCTTGCGCACTGATGGTGCTGGGTATCAGCCTGTCACGTTACCGGTTGCGACCCAGCGGCTCGGTGCTGCTGCTGACGCTGATCAAACTGGCGCTGTTCCCGGCGCTGGTCTGGTGGTTAAGCGGCCTGCTGCCGGGCCTGAATGCGGACGCACGCAATGTGCTGGTGTTGCTGGCGGCCTGCCCGAGTGGAGTGAATGTGCTGGCCTTCGTCAAACATTCGGAGGACACCCGGGCGGTGAGTTCGACGGTTTTTCTGTCCACGGTGATGGCGGTCATCAGCCTGCCGCTCTGGATGCTGCTGGCGTCCAGCTGA
- the sfsA gene encoding DNA/RNA nuclease SfsA → MRFAQPLEQGRLVKRYKRFLADIVTDEGEALCIHCPNTGSMLNCMEEGARVWFQRSSDPRRKLPGTWELVETPQGRLACVNTARANPLIEEALLNGQITELAGFTMLKREVAYGVENSRVDFRLDYAGIAAFVEVKSVTLGFADTAVAAFPDAVTLRGAKHLRELAALARAGVRAVQLYCVNLSGVEAVRPAQEIDPVYAAALRDAVAAGVEVLAYGVDLSPTELRISGRLPVLL, encoded by the coding sequence ATGCGTTTCGCGCAACCCCTGGAGCAGGGGCGCCTGGTCAAGCGCTACAAGCGTTTTCTCGCCGACATCGTCACGGACGAGGGCGAAGCGCTGTGCATCCACTGCCCGAACACCGGCTCGATGCTCAATTGCATGGAGGAGGGCGCGCGGGTGTGGTTCCAGCGCAGCAGCGATCCACGGCGTAAATTGCCGGGCACCTGGGAGCTGGTCGAGACGCCGCAGGGGCGGTTGGCGTGCGTGAATACGGCGCGCGCCAATCCGCTGATCGAGGAGGCGCTGCTGAATGGGCAGATCACCGAGCTGGCAGGCTTCACGATGCTCAAGCGCGAGGTGGCTTATGGTGTGGAGAACAGTCGGGTGGATTTTCGTCTCGATTACGCTGGCATTGCCGCCTTCGTCGAGGTCAAGAGCGTCACGCTTGGCTTCGCCGACACGGCGGTGGCGGCATTTCCGGATGCGGTGACCCTGCGCGGCGCCAAGCACTTGCGTGAACTGGCGGCGTTGGCGCGTGCGGGAGTGCGCGCGGTGCAGCTTTACTGCGTCAATCTCAGCGGTGTCGAGGCGGTTCGGCCGGCACAGGAGATCGATCCGGTATATGCGGCCGCCCTGCGCGACGCAGTCGCGGCTGGGGTGGAAGTGCTCGCTTACGGCGTCGATTTGTCACCCACCGAACTGCGCATCAGTGGCCGATTGCCAGTGTTGCTGTGA